TTGGCCGAAGACCACCGACGCCAGGTTGAAGAAACCGAACCCGGCGCCCCGCAGGTTGGCGGGCACGGCGTCCGACAGGCCGGCGCGCAGGGCGGGCACGGCGAGGGCGACCACGAAGAAGCCGAGCACCTGGAGGGTGAACACCGCGGGCGTGGGCAGGTGCAGCCACGACAGGGTGAACAAGCTCATGCCGACGAGGATGCAGTAGGCGGGGATGGCCATGCGGGCGCCGCGGATGCGGGTGGCGTAGCGGTCGGCCACTCGTCCGCCGAGGATGACGCCGGGTGCGCCGCCCATGATCACCAGCGCCCCCACGAGGACTTCGGCCAGCCCCTTTTCGATGTCGAGCTCGCGCTCGTAGAACTGGGGCAGGGCGGCGCCCAATGCGGTCACCGTGAACAGCAGGGCCGACACGCCGACGAGGGCGTAGCGCATGGTGGGGATGGCCAGGATGGTGCGGGCGTCGGCCCGCAGGCCCTCGACCAGCTTGCGCATGAACGTGCCGAAGCCGTCCTCGAACAGCGGGACCTTCTCGTCTTCGCCGTCCTCGTCGGCCGAGGCCAGGCCGAGGTGCAGGCGGTCGGCGTGGCCCCGGCGAGGCTCGCGGAGCCGGTAGACGGCGAAGGCGATGAGCACGCCGGGTGAACCCACGATGACGAAGGCCCACCGCCAGCCGAGGGTGGCGCCCACCACCCCGCCCAAGCCGACGCCGAGGCCGAAGCCGACGAAGAGCAGCACCTGCTGGACGGAGAACGCCAGCCCCCGTTTCTCAGCGGGGTAGTAGTCGGCCAGCAGGCTGGCGCACGAGGGCTCGGTGATGGCCTGGCCGAAGCCCAAGGCGCCGCGGATGGCCACCAAGCTGGCGAAGTTGGGGGCCGCCGCGGTGAGGGCGGTGATGCCCGACCAGCCCACCACGGTGTGGCCGATGGTGCGGGTGCGGTTCCAGCGGTCGGCCAGGTAGCCGGCAGGGACGGTGATGAGGCCGTTCACCAACACGAAGGCCGACAGCAGCAGGCCGATGGCCGCGTCACCGACGCCGAACTCCTCCTTGAGCGGCGTGACCACGCCCCGGACGATGTTCTGGTCGACCTGGTCGATCATGATGACGAGGCCGAGCACCCACATGGGCACGTTCGACACCTGGGCGGCCGCGGCCGCCGGCGCTGCTGCAGGCGGTGCGGCCGTCACCGGCTCGGCGGGGGCCAACGGTGCCAGCGGCGCTGCGGGCCCGACGGCCGCCGGCTGCTCGTCGCCCTCGGTCGTCTCGTCGTCCATCCGGCAGTTTGTAGCTCATCTGGGGCCGGGGCTGACAGAGTGGGCGCTCGCCATGGACCGCCTGCTCCTCGTCGCCGCCCTCGTCGTGGCCGCCGTCGTGGTGGCCCAGGTCCTGCAACGGCGCCGCCCCGAGCCGCCGACGCAGGGCCGCTGGCAGGTGCCCACCCAGCTTGATCGAGCCGACTTCGACGGCGCCGACCGGCCGTGGCTGGTGGTGGTCTTCACCTCCACGACGTGCGAGTCGTGCGCCAAAGCGGTGGAGAAGGCGTCGGCCCTGGAGAGCCCCGAGGTCGCCTTCCAGGCGGTGCCTTACCAAGAGCGCAAGGACCTGCACCAGCGCTACGCCGTCGAGGTGGTGCCCGCCATCCTGGCCGTCGACCCCGACGGCGTGGTGCAGGCCTCGTTCGTCGGCACGCCAACGGCTACCGACCTGTGGGCCGCCGTGGCCGAAGCCCGCAACCCCGGCTCCAGCCCCGAGCCCGACCTCGGCCGCCCGCCCGAGCTGCAGTGAGCCCCAACGCCCGCTGAGCGGGCGCAACGGCTAAGGACTACCGGTGTGGCTCGATGACCGTGGTGTCGTCGGCCACCGGGCCGGTGGCGAATGTCGGCACCTCGCTGCCCTTGTTGCCGTTGGGGTGCACGGGCCGGCCGAAGGCGTCGTCGACCAAGCGCCCCACCTCGGCCCCGTCGATGGTCTCGTGCTCCAACAGTGCCCGCGCCACCGCCTCCAACCCCTTGCGGTGCTTGCGCAGCTCGACCATGGCCCGCTCCTCCTGCGCCCGCAGGATGTGCTCGACCTCTTCGTCGATGGCGTGCTGGGTCACGTCGGAGTAGTCGCGCGAGTGCATGAGGTCCTCGCCCAGGAACACCATGCCCGCCGCGCCCCACGCCATCGGCCCGATGCGGTCGGACATGCCCCACTCCCGCACCATCTTGCGGGCCAGCTCGGTGTTGCCCACTAAGTCGTTGTTGGCGCCGGTCGACAACGTGCCGTAGATGATGAGCTCGGCCACCCGGCCGCCCATGCGCACCGCCAACGAGTCCTCGATGTACTCCCGGGGATAGATGTGGCGCTCCTCCATGGGCAACTGCTGGGTGACGCCCAGTGCCATGCCCGTGGGCAGGATCGTGACCTTGTGCACAGGATCGGCGTTGGGCAGCACGTAGGCCAGCACGGCGTGGCCGCCCTCGTGGTAGGCGACCCGCTCCTTCTCGCCCTCCGACAGGGCCAGCGACTCGCGCCGCTGCCCCATGATTACCCGGTCGCGGGCGGCCTCGAAGTCCTCCATGTGCACGGCGTCGGAACCCCGCCGCACCGCGTGCAGGGCGGCCTCGTTCACCAGGTTGGCCAGGTCGGCTCCGCTCATGCCCGGCGTGCCCCGGGCCACCAGTGTGAGGTCGACGTCAGGGCCGATGCGCTTGTCGCGGCAGTGCACCCGCAGGATCGGCAGCCGTTCCTCCAGGTCGGGCAACGGCACCACGATCTGGCGGTCGAAGCGCCCGGGCCGCAGCAACGCAGGGTCGAGGATGTCGGGCCGGTTGGTGGCCGCCATCATCACGATGCCTTCGGTGGTCTCGAAGCCGTCCATCTCCGAGAGCATCTGGTTGAGCGTCTGCTCCCGCTCGTCGTGGCCGCCGCCCAAGCCGGCGCCCCGCTTGCGCCCGATGGAGTCGATCTCGTCGACGAAGATGATGGCGGGCGCCTGCTTACGGGCGGTCTGGAACAGGTCGCGCACCCGCGACGCGCCCACGCCCACGAACATCTCCATGAAGTCGGAGCCGGTGACCGACATGAACGGCACGCCCGCCTCGCCTGCCACCGCCCGGGCCAGCAGGGTCTTGCCCGTGCCCGGCGGGCCGACCAGCAGCACGCCCTTGGGGATGCGGGCGCCGATCTCCTTGAAGCGCCCGGGCGACTTCAGGAAGTCGACGACCTCGCGGATCTCCTGCTTCACCCCGTCGTAGCCCGCCACGTCGTTGAACGTCGTCTTGGGCCGCTCCGTCGTGTACACCTTGGCCTTCGATCGCCCGATCGACATGAGGCCACTCATCTGGCCCTGCGCCCGCCGGCTCATCCACACCCAGAACCCGATGAGTAGGCCGATGGGCAGCAGGTAGGGGAGCAGCGCCCCCAGGATCGACGGTGTGGTGCGCTCGAACTCGAGCTTGTCGACCTTCTCCCGCAGCACCACCTCGACCCCGTCGGGCAGCGGGACCGGCCCGTTCACGGCGAAGCGGGTGCCGTCACGAAGTTCGCCGGTGATGCGCCCGCTGTCGTTGTTGACCGTGGCCTTGGCCACCCGCCCCTCGCCTGCCGTGCGGATGAGCTCGTTGTAGGTCATCTCGCTGCGGGGCTTGGGGTTGAACAGCGAGGGCAGCACCAAGACGCCGACGACCAGCACGAACAGGGCGATCATGGCCCACCGCCAGTTCTGCTCCTGGCCGGGTTGACCGGGCACCCGAGGACGCTCGGGGCGTTCCGGTCGAAAATCGGAGGGCTGACGGCTCATAGAACCCATGCTATGCCCCGGGTGTGACAAGTAAGACCCCGGGGGCGGACTGAAAATCACAACACCGCCTTGGGCGACGCGCTGTTGCACAAGACGGCAATCCACCACTTGTGGCGCACGCCTGGGTACCGTGGCCGCCTATGGACCGCACTCGCCATTGCGCCCGGCCCGGTTGCGGTGATCCGGCGTCGGCGATCATGACTTACGGCTACGCGAGCCGCACCGTGTGGCTCCACAGCCCGGGCGAAGAGCCCGATCCCACCGCGGCCTGGGGCCTGTGCAGCACGCACTCCGACAACCTGCGCGTGCCCATGGGCTGGGCGCTGGTCGACGAGCGCACCCCCATCATCCAACTGCGCCCGCAGATCGCCGTCTGAGCCTCAGCCGTTCCGGCGGCCGGCGCTAGCCTCTCGCCGTGCCCCTCGACCGCCGCGCCGCCGACCTCGTGCGCAGCCTCGACGAGCACGAACTGCGCCGCCTGGTGATCCTGGCCCGAGGCAGGCTGCACGCCATGGCCTCCGACGGCCCCGCGTTCACCGACGACGGCCCGCGGGTCAGCTATCGGCAGCAGAACGTGCGCTGCGGCAAGCCGAACTGCAGCCGCTGCCCCCACGGTCCCTACTGGTACGCCACCTGGCGCGAGGGCGACAAGGTGCGCAGCCGCTACGTCGGCAAGACCCTCCCGGCCGACGACGCGTGACCGACGAGGAACCGACACCGCAGGCGCAACCCCGCTGGGGCATCCCCGACGCCCTCCTGACCCTCCTGGGGGCGACCCTCCTCTCCACCCTCACCGGCGGCCTGTGGTTCGCGGCATCCGGCGCTGACGAAGGCAGCTATGGCGTGGCCATGGCCGGCCTCGTCGGCCTGTGGGGCGGCTTCGTCGGCCTGCCCTTCCTCATCGCCCGCGCCAAAGGTTCGGGCAGCCTCGCCACCGACTACGGGGCGTCCTTCGAAGCCAACGACGTGGGCATCGGCGTCGCCGCCGGGGTGGGCTCGCAGTTCGTCCTCATGCCCCTCCTCTACATCCCGCTGCGCCTGCTCCTGCCCGACACATTCGCCGACCCCGGCGAGAACGCCGAGGAACTGTTCGACCGGGCCCGCGGCGTGGGCGTCGTCTTCATGGTCCTCGCCCTCACCGTCGGTGCCCCGCTGGTGGAGGAACTGTTCTTCCGCGGCCTCCTGCAGCGCTCGCTCGTGCGCCGCCTCGGCCCTGCCGTGGGCATCGCCGTGGCCGCCGTCGTCTTCGGGCTCACCCACTACGACCCCGCGGCGCTGCCCGGCCTCGTCGCCTTCGGCGTGGTGCTGGGCGTGCTGGCCTACCGCTCCGGCCGCCTCGGTCCCGCCGTCGTCGCCCACATCGCCTTCAACACGGCGACCGTCGCCATCTTCCTCGCCACCCGTTGATTCAAGCTTTTTCGGGATTCCGCCGATACCAGTCTCTGGAGAGAGTCGCCCG
This DNA window, taken from Acidimicrobiales bacterium, encodes the following:
- a CDS encoding MFS transporter → MDDETTEGDEQPAAVGPAAPLAPLAPAEPVTAAPPAAAPAAAAAQVSNVPMWVLGLVIMIDQVDQNIVRGVVTPLKEEFGVGDAAIGLLLSAFVLVNGLITVPAGYLADRWNRTRTIGHTVVGWSGITALTAAAPNFASLVAIRGALGFGQAITEPSCASLLADYYPAEKRGLAFSVQQVLLFVGFGLGVGLGGVVGATLGWRWAFVIVGSPGVLIAFAVYRLREPRRGHADRLHLGLASADEDGEDEKVPLFEDGFGTFMRKLVEGLRADARTILAIPTMRYALVGVSALLFTVTALGAALPQFYERELDIEKGLAEVLVGALVIMGGAPGVILGGRVADRYATRIRGARMAIPAYCILVGMSLFTLSWLHLPTPAVFTLQVLGFFVVALAVPALRAGLSDAVPANLRGAGFGFFNLASVVFGQAAAPLVVFALSGAFDDNLRTAFLIVTPPVYLGGLMLLRARDHLDADAAKIFEAILKAMQEQQAEQARERDRDR
- a CDS encoding thioredoxin family protein; translation: MDRLLLVAALVVAAVVVAQVLQRRRPEPPTQGRWQVPTQLDRADFDGADRPWLVVVFTSTTCESCAKAVEKASALESPEVAFQAVPYQERKDLHQRYAVEVVPAILAVDPDGVVQASFVGTPTATDLWAAVAEARNPGSSPEPDLGRPPELQ
- the ftsH gene encoding ATP-dependent zinc metalloprotease FtsH, which codes for MPGQPGQEQNWRWAMIALFVLVVGVLVLPSLFNPKPRSEMTYNELIRTAGEGRVAKATVNNDSGRITGELRDGTRFAVNGPVPLPDGVEVVLREKVDKLEFERTTPSILGALLPYLLPIGLLIGFWVWMSRRAQGQMSGLMSIGRSKAKVYTTERPKTTFNDVAGYDGVKQEIREVVDFLKSPGRFKEIGARIPKGVLLVGPPGTGKTLLARAVAGEAGVPFMSVTGSDFMEMFVGVGASRVRDLFQTARKQAPAIIFVDEIDSIGRKRGAGLGGGHDEREQTLNQMLSEMDGFETTEGIVMMAATNRPDILDPALLRPGRFDRQIVVPLPDLEERLPILRVHCRDKRIGPDVDLTLVARGTPGMSGADLANLVNEAALHAVRRGSDAVHMEDFEAARDRVIMGQRRESLALSEGEKERVAYHEGGHAVLAYVLPNADPVHKVTILPTGMALGVTQQLPMEERHIYPREYIEDSLAVRMGGRVAELIIYGTLSTGANNDLVGNTELARKMVREWGMSDRIGPMAWGAAGMVFLGEDLMHSRDYSDVTQHAIDEEVEHILRAQEERAMVELRKHRKGLEAVARALLEHETIDGAEVGRLVDDAFGRPVHPNGNKGSEVPTFATGPVADDTTVIEPHR
- a CDS encoding DUF3499 family protein, which gives rise to MDRTRHCARPGCGDPASAIMTYGYASRTVWLHSPGEEPDPTAAWGLCSTHSDNLRVPMGWALVDERTPIIQLRPQIAV
- a CDS encoding CPBP family intramembrane glutamic endopeptidase → MTDEEPTPQAQPRWGIPDALLTLLGATLLSTLTGGLWFAASGADEGSYGVAMAGLVGLWGGFVGLPFLIARAKGSGSLATDYGASFEANDVGIGVAAGVGSQFVLMPLLYIPLRLLLPDTFADPGENAEELFDRARGVGVVFMVLALTVGAPLVEELFFRGLLQRSLVRRLGPAVGIAVAAVVFGLTHYDPAALPGLVAFGVVLGVLAYRSGRLGPAVVAHIAFNTATVAIFLATR